One window of Stenotrophomonas indicatrix genomic DNA carries:
- the fhuE gene encoding ferric-rhodotorulic acid/ferric-coprogen receptor FhuE, whose product MTRSTSPLLPHRLSAAVLSALCLAAAPAAFAETAADPTTLDKVVVKGERAEGYSVRRTSAGTRFDLAPREIPQSVSIISHQRIEDQKLDDIIDVLGNTTGVTSTQSDSERTEFYARGFYIDSYQFDGLPTQMVQNWSYGDSGLDLALYDRVEVVRGATGLLSGAGNPSASVNLIRKHADSAELSGSVSVNVGSWGRTRTTVDVGSALNASGTVRGRVIGSYLDTDAQMDRYNQRKTLGYAVIDADLTPDTQLSVGYDYQHKKASGATWGGFPMWYADGTATNYPTSFNPSPDWTYWDTTSKRAFTTLQHAFGNGWKFKIGATHDRTQADDKLFYPSYTAFDKTTGAGVTPMAGFYNTERKVDGIDGYIDGPFQLFGREHQFMAGLSYNKREFANYGDFQMGGPGWNPFDTYLNWTGNIPQPNWNPLALASEGTITQKAGYVAARLSLADPLKLIVGARYTDWKSEDEGNDRSHKVTTPYAGLVYDINDTYSAYTSYTEIFQPQTLRNKQGSYLDPVDGKSYEVGVKGAWFDNRLNASLAVFRIEQDNVGQATMDKVDGQQNETAYVAARGTVSRGFEFELNGELAPGWNATFGASRYVAKDINDADINTNLPQTALKLFTSYTPQSLQELTVGGGANWQNRIYYAAPVVGRFEQEGYALVSAFVRYRISPEFSVQANLNNLLDKKYYSQITGYGAYGDGRNGSLTFTWSF is encoded by the coding sequence ATGACCCGTTCGACCTCTCCCCTGCTGCCGCATCGCCTGTCCGCAGCGGTGCTCTCCGCCCTGTGCCTGGCCGCCGCCCCGGCCGCCTTCGCCGAAACCGCCGCCGACCCGACCACCCTCGACAAGGTCGTGGTGAAGGGCGAGCGCGCCGAAGGCTATTCGGTGCGCCGCACCTCGGCCGGTACCCGCTTCGACCTGGCGCCGCGCGAAATCCCGCAGTCGGTCAGCATCATCAGCCACCAGCGCATCGAAGATCAGAAGCTGGACGACATCATCGACGTGCTGGGCAACACCACCGGCGTGACCAGCACGCAGTCGGACAGCGAGCGCACCGAGTTCTACGCGCGCGGCTTCTACATCGACAGCTACCAGTTCGATGGCCTGCCCACGCAGATGGTGCAGAACTGGAGCTACGGCGACTCCGGCCTGGACCTGGCCCTGTACGACCGCGTGGAAGTGGTGCGCGGCGCCACCGGCCTGCTCAGTGGCGCCGGCAACCCGTCGGCATCGGTGAACCTGATCCGCAAGCACGCCGACAGCGCCGAGCTGAGCGGCAGCGTGTCGGTGAACGTCGGCAGCTGGGGCCGCACCCGCACCACCGTGGACGTGGGCAGCGCGCTCAACGCCAGCGGCACCGTACGCGGCCGCGTGATCGGCAGCTACCTGGACACCGACGCGCAGATGGACCGCTACAACCAGCGCAAGACGCTGGGCTATGCGGTGATCGATGCCGACCTGACCCCGGATACCCAGCTCAGCGTGGGCTACGACTACCAGCACAAGAAGGCCAGCGGCGCGACCTGGGGCGGCTTCCCCATGTGGTACGCGGACGGCACTGCAACCAACTACCCGACGTCGTTCAATCCCTCGCCGGACTGGACCTACTGGGACACCACCAGCAAGCGCGCCTTCACCACCCTGCAGCACGCCTTCGGCAATGGCTGGAAGTTCAAGATCGGTGCCACGCATGATCGCACCCAGGCCGATGACAAGCTGTTCTATCCGTCCTATACCGCCTTCGACAAGACCACCGGCGCGGGCGTAACGCCGATGGCCGGCTTCTACAACACCGAGCGCAAGGTCGACGGCATCGACGGCTACATCGATGGTCCGTTCCAGCTGTTCGGTCGCGAGCACCAGTTCATGGCCGGCCTGAGCTACAACAAGCGCGAGTTCGCCAACTACGGCGATTTCCAGATGGGCGGCCCGGGCTGGAACCCGTTCGATACCTACCTCAACTGGACCGGCAACATCCCCCAGCCGAACTGGAATCCACTGGCACTGGCCAGCGAAGGCACCATCACCCAGAAGGCCGGCTACGTGGCCGCGCGGCTGTCACTGGCTGATCCGCTGAAGCTGATCGTCGGTGCGCGCTACACCGACTGGAAGAGCGAAGACGAAGGCAATGATCGCTCGCACAAGGTCACCACGCCGTACGCCGGCTTGGTCTACGACATCAACGACACCTACTCGGCGTACACCAGCTACACCGAAATCTTCCAGCCGCAGACGCTGCGCAACAAGCAGGGCAGCTACCTGGACCCGGTGGATGGCAAGAGCTACGAAGTAGGCGTCAAGGGTGCCTGGTTCGACAACCGCCTGAATGCCTCGCTGGCCGTGTTCCGCATCGAGCAGGACAACGTCGGCCAGGCCACCATGGACAAGGTGGATGGACAGCAGAATGAAACGGCCTATGTCGCCGCACGCGGCACGGTCAGCCGTGGCTTCGAATTCGAGTTGAACGGCGAACTGGCACCGGGCTGGAATGCCACCTTCGGTGCGTCGCGCTACGTGGCCAAGGACATCAACGACGCCGACATCAACACCAACCTGCCGCAGACCGCGCTGAAGCTGTTCACCAGCTATACCCCGCAATCGCTGCAGGAACTGACTGTCGGTGGTGGTGCCAACTGGCAGAACCGCATCTACTACGCGGCGCCGGTGGTAGGTCGTTTTGAACAGGAAGGCTATGCGCTGGTCAGTGCGTTCGTGCGCTACCGCATCTCGCCGGAATTCAGCGTGCAGGCCAACCTCAACAACCTGCTGGACAAGAAGTACTACTCGCAGATCACCGGCTACGGCGCGTATGGCGATGGTCGCAACGGCTCGCTGACGTTCACCTGGTCGTTCTGA
- a CDS encoding TonB-dependent receptor plug domain-containing protein, whose translation MNYLHHRPLAVAVALCVTALAPLGAAAQSATTDLDRVEVTGTRIKRAEVEGQVPVQTLNRADIERTGLTSIGEVLQQLTGSGSALNAKFNSSGNFGFPPDGSGVGAGSAQVDLRHLGAKRVLVLVDGIRWVNESSASGVGSATDLNTIPLAIVERIEVLEDGASSLYGSDAIAGVVNIITRRDFDGGQVTLNYGQYGKGDGTQKGVDLAWGKSGDRYSLFLGASWTKQDPVYAKDREQSRFPIPGTGLAFGSGGIPQGRFAFVDPNTGAEQDIVPNTGVSSPRYDGSAGCNRTDDYHCFTSADRFNFAEYNMVLTPSERKGLFGQFRFDITDNVQWYVKALGNRRESTNQAGPEPLFFGPDGATGNPLADNIVVSALNPYNPFGFDLVSSGNMSLIGRRPVEGGARVFEQQVDTTYFATGLVGNFQAADRSWYWDVNGMYSKNKAEQTNYGSYNIYNVNMALGDPAVCAATPGCVPLNIFGGAGSITPDMLRWIQPVVRDRSQNELSLFTANLSSDLFTLPAGPVSFATGLEHRKYKGSYQPDPLTVIGHYNGVPSQPTSGSYDVNEAYLELSVPIFADSALGKKLDLSLAGRYSDYSTFGGEFTPKYGLRWQVTDDFVLRTTYAEGFRAPSIGELYGSAARADLQLFDPCSVGLGGTPPRGSAANCASLGVPAGFQQANSQISVTTGGNRELEPEQSRSFSAGFVWSPWFGNDASWSERFDVEVTFYRHNIDGAIQAINAQTQLDLCVDTLDPIYCDGITRASTGAVSSFNNRLTNLGSIKTDGWDVDLFWTLPQSSIGQFKLGWKNTFVGRYEATGAAGQRQPQKPGVEVADSSIPEWTSNASIGWTLDNWSANWTVRHISELTEDCGDAVAFPVCSNQAAGTNTLSATTFHDAQVGYKIDWMKGLQLTAGLNNVFDKDPPICLSCSLNGYDASTYDIPRGRYWYLRADLRF comes from the coding sequence ATGAATTACCTGCATCACCGCCCCTTGGCGGTTGCCGTCGCGCTGTGCGTGACCGCACTGGCCCCGTTGGGGGCTGCTGCCCAGTCGGCCACCACCGACCTGGACCGCGTCGAGGTCACCGGTACCCGCATCAAGCGCGCTGAAGTGGAAGGCCAGGTGCCGGTCCAGACGCTCAATCGCGCCGATATCGAACGCACCGGTCTGACCTCGATCGGTGAAGTGCTGCAACAGCTCACCGGCTCCGGCTCGGCGCTCAATGCCAAATTCAACTCGTCGGGCAACTTCGGTTTCCCGCCCGATGGCAGTGGCGTCGGCGCGGGTTCGGCGCAGGTGGACCTGCGCCATCTGGGTGCCAAGCGTGTGCTGGTGCTGGTCGATGGCATCCGTTGGGTCAACGAATCCTCGGCCTCGGGCGTGGGCTCGGCCACCGACCTCAACACCATTCCGCTGGCCATCGTTGAACGCATCGAAGTGCTGGAAGACGGCGCGTCGTCGCTGTACGGCTCCGATGCCATCGCCGGTGTGGTCAACATCATCACCCGCCGCGACTTCGATGGCGGCCAAGTGACGTTGAACTATGGCCAGTACGGCAAGGGCGATGGCACGCAGAAGGGCGTGGACCTGGCCTGGGGCAAGAGCGGCGACCGTTACAGCCTGTTCCTGGGGGCAAGCTGGACCAAGCAGGACCCGGTGTATGCGAAGGACCGCGAGCAGTCGCGTTTCCCGATCCCCGGCACCGGCCTGGCCTTCGGCAGCGGCGGCATTCCGCAGGGACGCTTTGCCTTCGTCGATCCCAACACCGGTGCCGAACAGGACATCGTGCCCAACACCGGCGTGAGCAGCCCGCGTTACGACGGCAGCGCCGGCTGCAACCGCACCGACGACTACCACTGCTTCACCAGTGCCGACCGCTTCAACTTCGCCGAGTACAACATGGTGCTGACGCCGTCGGAGCGTAAGGGCCTGTTCGGCCAGTTCCGGTTCGACATCACCGACAACGTGCAGTGGTACGTCAAGGCACTGGGCAACCGCCGCGAGTCGACCAACCAGGCCGGCCCCGAGCCACTGTTCTTCGGCCCGGATGGTGCCACCGGCAATCCGTTGGCCGACAACATCGTGGTCTCGGCACTGAACCCGTACAACCCGTTCGGCTTCGACCTGGTGTCGTCGGGCAACATGAGCCTGATCGGCCGTCGTCCGGTGGAAGGCGGCGCGCGCGTGTTCGAACAGCAGGTGGACACCACGTACTTCGCCACCGGCCTGGTCGGCAACTTCCAGGCGGCTGACCGCAGCTGGTACTGGGACGTCAACGGCATGTACAGCAAGAACAAGGCCGAGCAGACCAACTACGGCAGCTACAACATCTACAACGTCAACATGGCGCTGGGTGATCCGGCCGTGTGTGCTGCAACGCCAGGCTGCGTGCCGCTGAACATCTTCGGTGGCGCCGGCTCGATCACCCCGGACATGCTGCGCTGGATCCAGCCGGTGGTGCGCGACCGCAGCCAGAACGAGCTGAGCCTGTTCACCGCCAATCTGTCCAGCGATCTGTTCACCCTGCCAGCCGGTCCGGTGTCCTTCGCCACCGGCCTCGAACACCGCAAGTACAAAGGCTCGTACCAGCCTGACCCGCTGACGGTGATCGGCCACTACAACGGTGTGCCGTCGCAGCCGACGTCCGGTTCCTACGACGTCAATGAAGCGTACCTGGAGCTGAGCGTGCCGATCTTCGCCGACTCGGCACTGGGCAAGAAGCTGGACCTGAGCCTGGCCGGCCGCTACTCGGACTACTCGACCTTCGGTGGCGAGTTCACCCCCAAGTATGGCCTGCGCTGGCAGGTGACCGATGACTTCGTCCTGCGTACCACTTACGCCGAAGGCTTCCGCGCACCGTCGATCGGTGAGCTGTACGGTTCGGCTGCGCGCGCCGATCTGCAGCTGTTCGATCCCTGCTCGGTGGGCCTGGGAGGCACACCGCCGCGCGGCAGTGCGGCCAACTGTGCCTCGCTGGGCGTGCCCGCTGGATTCCAGCAGGCCAACTCGCAGATCTCAGTGACCACCGGCGGCAATCGCGAGCTGGAGCCGGAGCAGTCGCGCAGCTTCAGTGCCGGCTTCGTGTGGAGCCCCTGGTTCGGCAACGATGCGTCATGGTCGGAGCGCTTCGACGTGGAAGTGACGTTCTACCGCCACAACATCGATGGCGCGATCCAGGCGATCAACGCGCAGACCCAGCTTGACCTGTGCGTGGATACGCTGGACCCGATCTACTGCGATGGCATCACGCGCGCCAGCACCGGTGCGGTCAGCAGCTTCAACAACCGCCTGACCAACCTGGGTTCGATCAAGACCGACGGCTGGGATGTGGATCTGTTCTGGACCCTGCCGCAGAGTTCGATCGGCCAGTTCAAGCTGGGCTGGAAGAACACCTTCGTCGGTCGCTATGAGGCCACCGGTGCGGCCGGCCAGCGGCAGCCGCAGAAGCCCGGCGTGGAAGTGGCCGACAGTTCGATTCCGGAATGGACCAGCAACGCCAGCATCGGTTGGACGCTGGACAACTGGAGTGCCAACTGGACGGTACGCCACATTTCCGAACTGACCGAAGACTGCGGTGACGCCGTGGCGTTCCCGGTGTGCAGCAACCAGGCTGCTGGCACCAACACGCTGTCGGCGACCACCTTCCATGATGCGCAGGTGGGCTACAAGATCGACTGGATGAAGGGGCTGCAGCTGACGGCCGGTCTGAACAACGTGTTCGACAAGGATCCGCCGATCTGCCTGTCGTGCTCGTTGAACGGCTATGACGCCTCGACCTACGACATCCCGCGTGGCCGTTACTGGTACCTGCGCGCGGACCTGCGGTTCTGA
- a CDS encoding ExbD/TolR family protein, whose protein sequence is MAFSSAGRSGPLADINVTPLVDVMLVLLIIFIVTAPMLSRPINVQLPQATDRVVDRPEPPPPIELRLDASSQLSWDGQPMAIGDLQSRLQAQASQHAGNLPELRISTDPSAEYDGMAKILAAAEATGMERIAFVQ, encoded by the coding sequence ATGGCATTCAGTAGCGCAGGAAGAAGCGGCCCGCTGGCGGACATCAACGTCACGCCACTGGTGGATGTAATGCTGGTGTTGTTGATCATCTTCATCGTGACTGCGCCGATGCTGTCGCGGCCGATCAACGTGCAGTTGCCGCAGGCCACCGATCGTGTGGTTGATCGCCCCGAGCCGCCACCACCGATCGAACTGCGCCTGGATGCGTCCAGCCAGTTGAGCTGGGACGGGCAGCCGATGGCCATCGGCGATCTGCAGTCGCGCCTGCAGGCGCAGGCCAGCCAGCATGCCGGCAACCTGCCGGAGCTGCGCATCAGCACCGATCCGTCGGCCGAGTACGACGGCATGGCCAAGATCCTGGCCGCCGCCGAGGCCACGGGCATGGAACGCATCGCGTTCGTGCAGTGA
- a CDS encoding transglycosylase SLT domain-containing protein, with the protein MLVAMTRRSSTALSLLPLATTLLIGCASAQSLDAQNAQLKAAIAAAERGQFDPGQAAALSRHPAYGWLEFANLRRNIDTVDTAQAQAFLKRYQGQAVANSFRSAWLPSVARRQDWPTLLANWVPTDNLGLRCAQLTARQATGKVDPQWIGEAQDLWRKNGKSLPDACDAVFAVLQAQGGMSDALRWERIDAAADAQQPAVMRSAARGLQAGDLALANTYAAFVDKPNASALNWPRNERSRRIATDGLAKLAKADPDATEQQLPQYAQALGLSAEQQGQVRYQIALWTVASYLPDSARRLNAVPDAAYDERLHEWRAREAMSRGDWPATLAAIRKMGPTQRNDSRWRYFEGRMLEKTGQAQQAQPLFREAARAPTFHGFLAADKLQQPYTLCPWKPNDSAQAQALVARDPAIQRAMALYQIDRAGWAVAEWNNALSRFDDTQRRLAVRVAQDNGWFDRAVFSLGKQKQEQRLYDLRFPLHHDATIRRESARNALDPAWVAAEIRAESVFSPRARSPANAMGLMQVLPATGTGVAKSIGLTGYGGADSLYDPDTNIAIGTAYLRQLMNKYDGLPYVTIAAYNAGPTPTARWQTQRPGFDPDLWIETISYKETREYVARVLAFSVIYDWRLNGDALPLSDRLMGRLVDKRKSFTCAANADQGGD; encoded by the coding sequence ATGCTGGTCGCCATGACCCGACGATCTTCGACCGCCCTGTCCCTGCTCCCGCTGGCCACCACGCTGCTGATCGGCTGCGCGAGTGCCCAGTCCCTCGATGCCCAGAACGCCCAGCTGAAGGCCGCCATCGCGGCCGCCGAACGTGGCCAGTTCGACCCCGGCCAGGCCGCCGCGCTCAGCCGCCATCCAGCGTATGGCTGGCTGGAGTTCGCCAACCTGCGGCGAAACATCGACACCGTCGATACGGCGCAGGCGCAGGCCTTCCTCAAGCGCTACCAGGGCCAGGCCGTGGCCAACAGCTTCCGCAGCGCCTGGCTGCCCTCCGTGGCGCGCCGGCAGGACTGGCCGACGCTGCTGGCCAACTGGGTTCCGACCGACAATCTCGGCCTGCGCTGTGCGCAGCTGACAGCACGCCAGGCCACCGGCAAGGTGGACCCGCAGTGGATTGGCGAGGCACAGGATCTGTGGCGCAAGAACGGCAAGTCGCTGCCCGATGCCTGCGACGCCGTGTTCGCCGTGCTGCAGGCGCAGGGTGGCATGAGCGATGCCCTGCGCTGGGAACGTATCGATGCCGCTGCCGATGCCCAGCAGCCGGCGGTGATGCGTTCGGCCGCCCGCGGCCTGCAGGCTGGCGATCTGGCGCTGGCCAACACCTACGCCGCCTTCGTCGACAAGCCCAATGCCAGTGCCCTGAACTGGCCGCGCAACGAACGCAGCCGGCGCATCGCCACCGATGGCCTGGCCAAGCTGGCCAAGGCCGACCCGGACGCCACCGAGCAGCAGTTGCCGCAGTATGCGCAGGCGCTGGGCCTGAGCGCCGAACAGCAGGGCCAGGTGCGTTACCAGATCGCCCTGTGGACGGTGGCGTCCTACCTGCCCGACTCGGCCCGCCGCTTGAATGCCGTACCCGATGCAGCCTACGACGAACGCCTGCACGAATGGCGTGCACGCGAAGCAATGTCGCGCGGCGATTGGCCGGCGACGCTGGCAGCGATCCGCAAGATGGGCCCGACCCAGCGCAACGATTCGCGCTGGCGCTATTTCGAAGGCCGCATGCTGGAAAAGACCGGCCAGGCACAGCAGGCGCAGCCGCTGTTCCGCGAAGCCGCACGCGCGCCGACCTTCCATGGCTTCCTGGCGGCGGACAAGCTGCAGCAGCCCTACACGCTGTGCCCGTGGAAGCCCAACGACAGCGCGCAGGCGCAGGCCCTGGTGGCCCGCGATCCGGCCATCCAGCGCGCGATGGCGCTGTACCAGATCGACCGCGCCGGCTGGGCGGTGGCCGAATGGAACAACGCACTGTCACGCTTTGATGACACGCAGCGTCGCCTCGCGGTACGCGTGGCGCAGGACAACGGCTGGTTCGACCGCGCGGTGTTCTCGCTCGGCAAGCAGAAGCAGGAGCAGCGTCTGTACGACCTGCGCTTCCCGCTGCACCATGACGCCACGATCCGCCGCGAATCAGCGCGCAATGCGCTGGACCCGGCCTGGGTGGCCGCTGAGATCCGTGCGGAAAGCGTGTTCAGCCCCCGCGCGCGTTCGCCTGCCAACGCCATGGGCCTGATGCAGGTGCTGCCGGCGACTGGCACTGGTGTGGCCAAGTCCATCGGCCTGACCGGCTACGGCGGCGCTGACAGCCTGTACGACCCGGACACCAATATCGCCATCGGCACCGCGTACCTGCGGCAGTTGATGAACAAGTACGACGGCCTGCCCTACGTGACCATCGCCGCCTACAACGCTGGGCCGACCCCGACCGCACGCTGGCAGACCCAGCGCCCGGGCTTCGATCCGGACCTGTGGATCGAGACGATCAGCTACAAGGAAACGCGCGAGTATGTTGCCCGCGTGCTGGCCTTCAGCGTGATCTACGACTGGCGACTCAACGGCGACGCACTGCCGCTGAGCGACCGCCTGATGGGCCGCTTGGTGGATAAGCGCAAGAGCTTCACCTGCGCTGCCAACGCCGACCAGGGTGGCGACTGA
- a CDS encoding multifunctional CCA addition/repair protein: MKIYLVGGAVRDRLLQRPAGDRDWVVVGATPAQMEAQGYTAVGRDFPVFLHPKTGEEYALARTERKSGRGYRGFVVDADPAVTLEEDLQRRDFTINAIACDEDSGALVDPYGGARDIEQRVLRHVGPAFVEDPLRVLRAARFMARFASLGFTVAPETMALMREIAASGELDALVPERVWQELRKALVCERPSAFLRTLHDAHALGPILPELEALYGVPQRAEFHPEVDTGIHQEMVSDMAAKLAPGDDLVGFAALTHDLGKGLTPPEEWPRHIMHEQRGIKPLKALCARLKIPAEHQQLAEAVCREHLNVHRIDELRDATVLELLGRCDALRRPERVARIALCCEADKRGRLGFEDSDYPQGETLKRLHQAALSVQARDLDTTHLKGPAIGEALAKARVKAIAAAR, from the coding sequence ATGAAGATCTATCTTGTCGGCGGCGCCGTGCGCGACCGCCTGCTGCAGCGCCCTGCCGGCGACCGTGACTGGGTCGTCGTCGGCGCCACGCCCGCGCAGATGGAAGCGCAGGGCTATACCGCCGTGGGCCGCGATTTCCCCGTCTTCCTGCACCCAAAGACCGGCGAGGAATACGCGCTGGCCCGTACCGAACGCAAATCCGGCCGTGGCTACCGCGGCTTCGTGGTCGATGCCGATCCGGCGGTGACGCTGGAAGAAGACCTGCAGCGCCGCGACTTCACCATCAACGCCATCGCCTGCGATGAAGACAGCGGCGCGTTGGTCGATCCCTATGGTGGCGCGCGCGACATCGAGCAGCGCGTGCTGCGCCATGTCGGTCCTGCATTCGTTGAAGACCCGCTGCGCGTGCTGCGTGCGGCGCGCTTCATGGCCCGCTTCGCCTCGCTCGGTTTTACCGTCGCGCCGGAAACCATGGCGTTGATGCGCGAGATTGCCGCCAGTGGCGAGCTCGACGCGCTGGTGCCCGAACGGGTATGGCAGGAACTGCGCAAGGCGCTGGTGTGCGAACGCCCATCGGCGTTCCTGCGCACCCTGCACGACGCGCACGCGCTGGGCCCGATATTGCCGGAGCTGGAAGCGCTGTACGGCGTGCCGCAGCGCGCGGAATTCCATCCGGAAGTCGATACCGGCATCCATCAGGAGATGGTCAGCGACATGGCGGCCAAGCTGGCGCCCGGTGATGACCTGGTCGGCTTCGCCGCACTGACCCACGACCTCGGCAAGGGCCTGACCCCGCCCGAGGAATGGCCGCGCCACATCATGCACGAGCAGCGCGGCATCAAGCCGCTGAAAGCACTGTGCGCGCGCCTGAAGATTCCGGCCGAGCACCAGCAGTTGGCCGAGGCCGTCTGCCGCGAGCATCTGAACGTGCATCGCATCGACGAGCTGCGTGATGCCACCGTGCTGGAACTGCTGGGCCGCTGCGATGCACTGCGCCGGCCGGAACGGGTGGCGCGCATCGCGCTGTGCTGCGAGGCCGACAAGCGCGGCCGGCTCGGTTTCGAGGACAGCGACTACCCGCAGGGCGAAACGCTCAAGCGCCTGCACCAGGCGGCGTTGTCAGTTCAGGCGCGTGATCTGGATACCACACACCTGAAGGGGCCGGCCATTGGCGAAGCGCTGGCCAAGGCGCGGGTGAAGGCGATCGCCGCCGCCCGCTGA
- a CDS encoding SseB family protein, with protein MDHETPFEPANDLEVRLLQAQDGTLTASQFLDGLLTAPVFVLLDKAIGEDGAWDESISPLVLTSEGGEPMFAVFTAPERAEIWHEQLPQFAHAMPIAVHALLSGIGEGVGLVLNPGLDVGMEMIPDAVAQLKERAAAITRGMAH; from the coding sequence ATGGACCACGAAACGCCGTTCGAACCCGCCAACGATCTGGAAGTGCGCCTGTTGCAGGCCCAGGACGGAACCCTCACGGCCTCGCAGTTCCTCGACGGCCTGCTGACCGCGCCGGTGTTCGTGCTGCTGGACAAGGCCATCGGTGAAGACGGTGCGTGGGACGAGAGCATTTCGCCGCTGGTGCTGACCAGCGAAGGCGGGGAGCCGATGTTCGCGGTGTTCACTGCGCCCGAGCGCGCGGAAATCTGGCACGAGCAGCTGCCGCAGTTCGCCCATGCCATGCCCATCGCGGTGCATGCGCTGCTGTCGGGCATCGGCGAGGGCGTCGGCCTGGTGCTGAACCCGGGCCTGGACGTGGGCATGGAAATGATCCCCGACGCGGTGGCGCAGCTGAAGGAACGTGCTGCGGCGATCACGCGTGGGATGGCGCACTGA
- a CDS encoding type II toxin-antitoxin system HigA family antitoxin — protein sequence MNIRPIRTEDDYQNALRELEAYFENEPALDSEEGDRFEILATLVEAYEAKHYPIELPDPIEAIRFRMEQGGLTVKDLVPSIGQLNRVYEVLNRKRGLTLEMIRNLHRDLGIPAESLIGR from the coding sequence ATGAACATTCGTCCCATTCGCACAGAAGATGACTACCAGAACGCGTTGCGCGAACTGGAGGCCTATTTCGAGAACGAACCCGCCCTGGACAGTGAAGAAGGCGATCGCTTCGAGATTCTCGCCACCTTGGTGGAGGCTTACGAAGCGAAGCATTACCCGATAGAACTGCCGGACCCCATCGAGGCAATCCGCTTCCGCATGGAGCAGGGCGGTCTGACCGTCAAGGACCTGGTACCCTCCATTGGTCAGCTCAACCGCGTGTATGAGGTATTGAATCGCAAGCGTGGATTGACCCTGGAGATGATCCGCAACCTGCACCGCGACCTGGGTATTCCGGCGGAAAGCCTGATCGGCCGCTGA
- a CDS encoding type II toxin-antitoxin system HigB family toxin, whose amino-acid sequence MRVFALSTLRRYWERFPECEQPLKAWHDEARRATWASPHDIRSCYASASFIGSSRVVFNIKGNSHRLIVDVTYQRQMIYIKFIGTHAEYDRIDVATVEEK is encoded by the coding sequence GTGAGAGTCTTCGCGCTGTCTACGCTCAGGCGCTACTGGGAGAGGTTTCCAGAGTGCGAGCAGCCGCTGAAGGCTTGGCACGACGAAGCGAGGCGCGCGACCTGGGCGAGTCCGCATGACATCCGCAGTTGCTATGCGAGTGCGAGTTTCATCGGTAGCAGTCGCGTGGTTTTCAACATCAAAGGCAACAGCCACAGGTTGATTGTCGACGTTACTTATCAGCGTCAGATGATCTACATCAAGTTCATCGGCACCCATGCCGAATACGACCGGATTGACGTAGCGACCGTGGAGGAAAAATGA